The following proteins come from a genomic window of Thermus sp. LT1-2-5:
- the moeB gene encoding molybdopterin-synthase adenylyltransferase MoeB: protein MWTKEELDRYHRQMILPQVGPEGQARLKEASVAVVGAGGLGVPVLQYLVAAGVGRVGIVEMDRVELSNLHRQVLYATEDVGKPKALAAKERLLALNPLVRIEAHPVRLTSENALEILKDYEVLVDASDNFPTRYLVNDAAVLLGKPLVFGAIYQFDGQVAVFHHPTAEGELGPCYRCLFPKPPPPGSVPSCAEAGVFGVLPGVVGALMAAEVLKILLGLGKTLSGHLLLYDALEGSFRKLNVRRNPTCPVCGDHPTQRELIDYEAFCGM, encoded by the coding sequence ATGTGGACCAAGGAGGAGCTGGACCGCTACCATCGGCAGATGATCCTGCCCCAGGTGGGCCCTGAGGGGCAGGCGCGGCTTAAGGAGGCCTCCGTAGCCGTGGTAGGGGCCGGGGGGCTCGGGGTTCCGGTCTTGCAGTACCTGGTGGCGGCGGGGGTGGGCCGGGTGGGGATTGTGGAGATGGACCGGGTGGAGCTTTCCAACCTCCACCGCCAGGTCCTCTACGCCACAGAGGACGTGGGCAAACCCAAGGCCCTGGCCGCCAAGGAGCGCCTCTTGGCCCTAAACCCCTTGGTGCGGATCGAGGCCCACCCGGTCCGCCTCACCTCGGAAAACGCCCTGGAGATCCTGAAGGACTACGAGGTCCTCGTGGACGCCTCGGACAATTTCCCCACCCGCTACCTGGTGAACGACGCCGCTGTCCTGTTGGGAAAGCCCCTGGTCTTCGGGGCCATTTACCAGTTTGACGGCCAGGTGGCGGTCTTTCACCACCCCACGGCGGAAGGCGAGTTGGGCCCCTGCTACCGCTGCCTCTTCCCCAAGCCCCCGCCCCCCGGCTCCGTTCCCTCCTGCGCCGAGGCCGGGGTATTCGGCGTGCTCCCGGGGGTGGTGGGGGCACTCATGGCGGCGGAGGTCCTGAAGATCCTCCTAGGCCTTGGCAAGACCCTTTCGGGCCACCTCCTCCTCTACGACGCCCTGGAGGGGAGCTTCCGCAAGCTCAACGTGCGCCGCAACCCCACCTGCCCCGTGTGCGGGGACCACCCCACGCAACGGGAACTCATAGACTACGAAGCCTTCTGCGGCATGTAA
- the coxB gene encoding cytochrome c oxidase subunit II: protein MRRAFSTLGLFGLALAQEAHRVAITHPFSPINRETNYLLVWVLVFSVLIFGVVAGALAYITWKFRARPGQQGEPPQIHGNDRLEVIWTLIPVAIILVLFGLTARALIQVNQPILGAMKVEVTGYQFWWDFNYTELGFRNSNELILPVGVPVELEVTSKDVIHSFWVPGLVGKQDAIPGRKTRIRFVAEKPGNYYGFCAELCGPSHARMLFRVLVVPKEEFDRFVEAAKGYTPPVADARGQEVFQQNCMACHSVQGKMPPAVIGPELAFMGNRVSLAAGIVDNTPEHLKAWIKDPAAMKPGVKMPGFPQLSEEDLDALVRYLEGLKVEGFDFGALPKF from the coding sequence ATGAGACGAGCGTTTTCGACCCTAGGTCTTTTTGGTCTGGCCCTGGCCCAGGAGGCCCACCGGGTGGCCATCACCCACCCTTTTTCCCCGATAAACCGGGAAACCAACTATCTCCTGGTCTGGGTCTTGGTCTTCTCCGTGCTGATCTTCGGCGTGGTGGCGGGCGCTTTGGCCTACATCACCTGGAAGTTTCGCGCCCGTCCTGGCCAGCAAGGCGAGCCCCCCCAAATCCATGGGAACGACCGCCTAGAGGTCATCTGGACCCTCATTCCCGTGGCCATTATCCTGGTTCTCTTCGGCCTCACCGCCCGGGCTCTTATCCAGGTGAACCAGCCCATTCTGGGGGCCATGAAGGTGGAGGTCACGGGCTATCAGTTCTGGTGGGACTTCAACTACACGGAACTGGGTTTCCGAAACTCCAACGAGCTCATCCTGCCCGTGGGGGTGCCCGTGGAGCTAGAGGTGACCTCCAAGGACGTGATCCACTCCTTCTGGGTACCGGGCCTTGTGGGTAAGCAGGACGCCATTCCGGGACGAAAGACCCGGATTCGTTTTGTAGCGGAAAAACCGGGCAACTACTACGGCTTTTGCGCCGAGCTCTGCGGGCCTAGCCACGCCCGCATGCTCTTTAGGGTCCTGGTGGTGCCCAAGGAGGAATTCGACCGCTTTGTGGAGGCCGCCAAGGGCTACACCCCTCCCGTGGCCGACGCCCGGGGTCAGGAAGTGTTCCAGCAGAACTGCATGGCCTGCCACTCCGTGCAGGGCAAGATGCCTCCAGCGGTCATCGGTCCCGAGCTGGCCTTCATGGGCAACCGGGTAAGCTTGGCGGCGGGGATTGTGGATAACACGCCAGAACACCTCAAGGCCTGGATCAAGGACCCCGCCGCTATGAAGCCGGGGGTAAAGATGCCCGGCTTCCCCCAGCTTTCCGAGGAAGACCTGGATGCCCTTGTTCGTTACCTGGAGGGGCTTAAGGTGGAGGGTTTTGACTTCGGGGCCCTGCCGAAATTCTAG
- the dprA gene encoding DNA-processing protein DprA, protein MDPLALAFLPGIGPKRLLEVLAQEDPLGFLRERFPQAAGLYLEAEKRARRERKRAEALGVRILGLWEEGFPEGLRRLPQPPTHLYLRGELPEEEKAVAVVGTRRASAWALGFTRRLARELAEAGVWVVSGLARGVDREAHLGALEAGGRTLGVLGSALDRVYPPEHRALAGRMDLLSEFPLGTRPKPEFFPRRNRLIAGLARAVLVAEAPLDSGALITARYALELGKEVLAVPGRPTDAASLGANRLIQDGAYPVLSAEDVLSYLGFAAKPKAPPGLAPEEEALCALLRQGEALPEELAQALGMPAERVLSLLTLLELKGLARALPGGRYGPG, encoded by the coding sequence GTGGACCCCTTGGCCTTGGCCTTCCTTCCCGGGATTGGGCCCAAGCGGCTTTTGGAGGTGCTGGCCCAGGAAGACCCCCTTGGCTTTCTGCGGGAGCGCTTTCCCCAGGCGGCGGGCCTTTACCTCGAGGCCGAGAAACGGGCACGAAGGGAACGAAAGCGGGCGGAGGCCCTGGGGGTGCGCATCCTTGGCCTTTGGGAAGAGGGGTTTCCCGAAGGCCTAAGGAGGCTCCCCCAGCCCCCCACCCACCTCTACCTCCGGGGGGAGCTTCCCGAGGAGGAGAAGGCAGTGGCCGTGGTGGGCACCCGCCGGGCCTCAGCCTGGGCCCTGGGCTTCACCCGAAGGCTCGCCCGGGAGCTGGCCGAGGCGGGGGTATGGGTGGTTTCGGGCCTCGCCCGGGGTGTGGATCGGGAGGCCCACCTGGGGGCCTTGGAAGCGGGCGGGCGGACCCTGGGGGTCTTGGGGAGCGCCTTGGACCGGGTCTATCCCCCGGAACACCGCGCCTTGGCGGGGCGTATGGACCTCCTCTCCGAGTTCCCCTTGGGAACGAGGCCAAAGCCGGAGTTCTTTCCCCGGCGGAACCGCCTCATCGCTGGGCTTGCGCGGGCGGTTTTGGTGGCGGAAGCCCCTCTGGACTCCGGGGCCCTCATCACGGCCAGGTACGCCTTGGAACTGGGCAAGGAGGTGCTGGCGGTGCCGGGCCGCCCCACGGACGCTGCTTCCTTAGGCGCCAACCGCCTCATCCAGGACGGGGCCTACCCGGTGCTTTCCGCCGAGGACGTCCTCTCCTACCTGGGTTTCGCCGCAAAACCCAAGGCTCCCCCCGGGCTCGCCCCAGAGGAAGAGGCCCTTTGCGCCCTCCTCCGCCAGGGGGAGGCCCTTCCCGAGGAGCTGGCCCAGGCCTTGGGGATGCCCGCAGAGCGGGTGCTTTCCCTCCTCACCCTCCTGGAGCTAAAAGGCCTGGCCCGGGCCCTGCCGGGAGGGCGCTACGGGCCAGGCTAA
- a CDS encoding citrate synthase/methylcitrate synthase produces MEVARGLEGVLFTESRMCFIDGEAGKLYYYGIPIQELAEKSTFEETTFLLLHGRLPKREELETFKRDLASRRGLPEHLLASFRRYPTSAHPMSFLRTAVSELGMLDPTEGDISQEALYQKGLDLIAKFATIVAANKRLREGKEPIPPREDLSHAANFLYMANGVEPSPEQERLMDAALILHAEHGFNASTFTAIAAFSTETDLYSAITAAVASLKGPRHGGANEAVMKMIQEIGTPERAREWVREKLAKKQRIMGMGHRVYKAFDPRAGVLERLARLVAEKHGHSQEYQILKIVEEEAGKVLNPRGIYPNVDFYSGVVYSDLGFGLEFFTPIFAVARISGWVGHILEYKELDNRLLRPDAKYIGELDRPYIPLEAR; encoded by the coding sequence ATGGAAGTCGCACGGGGTCTAGAGGGCGTGCTGTTCACGGAAAGCCGGATGTGCTTTATCGACGGGGAGGCGGGCAAGCTCTACTACTATGGCATCCCCATCCAGGAGCTCGCCGAGAAGAGCACCTTTGAGGAAACCACCTTTCTCCTCCTTCACGGCAGACTTCCCAAGCGAGAAGAGCTAGAGACCTTCAAGCGGGACCTTGCCTCCCGCCGGGGGTTGCCGGAGCATCTCCTTGCCTCCTTCCGCCGCTACCCCACCTCCGCCCACCCCATGAGCTTCCTGCGCACGGCGGTGTCCGAGCTGGGGATGCTGGACCCCACGGAGGGCGACATCTCCCAGGAGGCTTTGTACCAAAAGGGCCTGGACCTCATCGCCAAGTTCGCCACCATCGTGGCCGCCAACAAGCGGCTTAGGGAAGGCAAGGAGCCCATCCCGCCCCGGGAAGACCTTTCCCACGCCGCCAACTTCCTCTACATGGCAAACGGGGTGGAGCCTTCCCCTGAGCAGGAGCGGCTCATGGATGCCGCCCTCATCCTGCATGCGGAGCACGGCTTCAACGCTAGCACCTTCACCGCCATCGCTGCCTTTTCCACGGAAACCGACCTCTACTCCGCCATCACCGCCGCCGTGGCCTCCCTCAAGGGCCCCCGGCACGGCGGGGCCAACGAGGCGGTGATGAAGATGATTCAGGAGATCGGCACCCCGGAAAGGGCCCGGGAGTGGGTTCGGGAGAAGCTGGCCAAGAAGCAGCGCATCATGGGCATGGGCCACCGCGTCTACAAGGCCTTTGACCCGCGGGCCGGGGTCTTGGAACGCTTGGCCCGGCTGGTGGCGGAAAAGCACGGCCACTCCCAGGAGTACCAGATCCTCAAGATCGTGGAGGAGGAGGCGGGGAAGGTGCTTAACCCCCGGGGCATCTACCCCAATGTGGACTTCTACTCCGGGGTGGTCTACTCCGACCTGGGCTTTGGCCTGGAGTTCTTCACCCCCATCTTCGCTGTGGCCCGCATCTCGGGCTGGGTGGGGCACATCCTGGAGTACAAGGAGCTGGACAACCGCCTCCTTCGCCCCGACGCCAAGTACATTGGCGAGCTGGATAGGCCCTATATTCCCTTGGAGGCGCGCTAG
- the era gene encoding GTPase Era, whose amino-acid sequence MSEKTYSGFVAIVGKPNVGKSTLLNNLLGVKVAPISPKPQTTRKRLRGILTEGKRQIVFVDTPGLHKPMDALGEFMDQEVYEALADVNAVVWVVDLRHPPTPEDELVAKALKPLVGKVPILLVGNKLDAAKYPEEALKAYHALLPEAEPRMLSALDERQVAGLKAELLALLPEGPFFYPEDFAKSDQEFGEWVAEIIREEAMKRLWHEVPYAIAVKTEEVAERENGVLYIKALLYVERPSQKGIVIGEGGRKLKEIGQAARKQLEVFLNRKVYLDLEVKVYPDWRKDPEALRELGYRSSVG is encoded by the coding sequence ATGAGCGAGAAGACCTATTCCGGATTTGTGGCCATCGTGGGCAAGCCCAACGTGGGCAAGTCCACCCTGCTCAACAACCTCCTGGGGGTCAAGGTGGCCCCCATCAGCCCCAAGCCCCAAACCACGAGGAAGCGCCTCCGGGGCATCCTCACCGAGGGAAAGCGGCAGATCGTCTTTGTCGACACCCCGGGCCTGCACAAGCCCATGGACGCCCTGGGGGAGTTCATGGACCAGGAGGTCTACGAGGCCTTGGCGGACGTCAACGCCGTGGTCTGGGTGGTGGACCTGCGCCACCCCCCCACCCCAGAGGACGAGCTGGTGGCCAAGGCGCTTAAGCCCCTGGTGGGCAAGGTGCCCATCCTCCTGGTGGGGAACAAGCTGGACGCCGCCAAGTACCCCGAGGAAGCCCTTAAGGCCTACCACGCCCTCCTGCCCGAGGCCGAGCCCCGGATGCTTTCCGCTTTGGACGAAAGGCAGGTGGCGGGGCTCAAGGCGGAGCTCCTGGCCCTTTTGCCCGAGGGCCCTTTCTTTTACCCGGAGGACTTCGCCAAAAGCGACCAAGAGTTCGGGGAATGGGTGGCGGAGATTATCCGGGAAGAAGCCATGAAGCGGCTTTGGCACGAGGTGCCCTACGCCATCGCCGTGAAGACGGAGGAGGTGGCGGAGCGGGAAAACGGGGTGCTTTACATCAAGGCCCTCCTCTACGTGGAACGCCCCTCGCAAAAGGGCATCGTCATCGGGGAAGGGGGAAGGAAACTCAAGGAGATCGGCCAAGCCGCCAGGAAGCAGCTGGAAGTCTTCCTGAACCGGAAGGTGTATTTGGACCTCGAGGTCAAGGTCTACCCCGACTGGCGCAAGGACCCCGAGGCCCTGCGGGAACTGGGCTACCGCTCATCCGTAGGGTGA
- the ctaD gene encoding cytochrome c oxidase subunit I, which produces MAITAKPKTSAWAVLWDLLTTVDHKKIGLMYTATAFFAFALAGVFSLLIRAQLAVPNNHLLTGEQYNQVLTLHGATMLFFFIIQAGLTGFGNFLVPLMLGARDVALPRVNAFSYWAFLGAIVLALMSFFFPGGAPSVGWTFYYPFSVQSGSGVNFYMAAILLLGFSSLLGNANFIATIYNLRAQGMSMWKMPMYVWSVFAASVLNLFSLAGLTSATLLILLDRKIGLSWFNPDIGGDPVLYQQFFWFYSHPTVYVMLLPYLGILAEVASTFARKPLFGYKQMVWAQMGIVVLGTMVWAHHMFTVGESTIFQIAFAFFTALIAVPTGVKLFNLLGTLWGGHLQMKTPLLWVLGFIFNFLLGGITGVMLSMTPLDYQFHDSYFVVAHFHNVLMAGSAFGAFAGLYYWWPKMTGRMYDERLGKLHFWLFLVGYLVTFMPQYALGFLGMPRRYYTYNADIAGWPELNLLSTIGAFILGLGGLVWIYAMWKSLRSGEKAPENPWGGYTLEWLTASPPKAHNFDVKLPTEFPSERPLYDWQKKGVELKPEDPSHIHLPNSSFWPFYSAATLFAFFVSVAALPVPNVWMWVFLALFAYGLVRWALEDEYSHPVEHHTLTGKSNAWMGMAWFIVSEVGLFAILIAGYLYLRLSGAATPPEERPALWLALLNTFFLVSSSFTVHFAHHDLRRGRFNPFRFGLLITIILGVLFFLFQTYEFWAFYHHSSWQENLWTAAFFTIVGLHGLHVVIGGFGLILAYLQALRGKITLHNHGTLEAASMYWHLVDAVWLFIVVLFYIW; this is translated from the coding sequence ATGGCTATTACCGCAAAACCCAAGACCAGCGCGTGGGCGGTTCTATGGGACCTGCTCACCACGGTGGACCACAAGAAGATCGGCCTCATGTACACCGCCACTGCTTTCTTCGCCTTCGCCCTGGCGGGGGTTTTCTCCCTCCTTATCCGGGCGCAGTTGGCGGTGCCCAATAACCACTTGCTTACGGGGGAGCAGTACAACCAGGTCCTCACCTTGCACGGGGCCACCATGCTCTTCTTCTTCATCATCCAGGCCGGGCTCACCGGCTTCGGCAACTTCCTGGTGCCCCTGATGTTGGGGGCAAGGGATGTGGCCCTGCCTCGGGTGAACGCCTTTAGCTACTGGGCCTTCCTGGGGGCCATTGTCCTCGCCCTCATGAGCTTCTTCTTCCCCGGTGGGGCTCCTTCTGTGGGTTGGACCTTCTACTACCCTTTCTCGGTGCAGTCGGGAAGCGGGGTCAACTTCTACATGGCGGCTATCCTGCTTCTGGGCTTTTCCAGCCTCCTGGGTAACGCCAACTTCATCGCCACCATCTACAACCTCAGGGCCCAGGGAATGAGCATGTGGAAAATGCCCATGTACGTCTGGAGCGTCTTCGCCGCCAGCGTCCTTAACCTCTTCAGCCTGGCGGGGCTCACCTCAGCCACTTTGTTGATCCTCCTGGACCGCAAGATCGGCCTTTCTTGGTTCAACCCGGACATAGGGGGCGACCCGGTTCTCTACCAACAGTTCTTCTGGTTCTACTCCCACCCCACGGTTTACGTGATGCTCCTCCCCTACTTGGGCATCCTGGCTGAGGTGGCCTCCACCTTCGCCCGTAAGCCTCTTTTCGGTTACAAACAGATGGTCTGGGCCCAGATGGGCATCGTGGTTCTGGGCACCATGGTCTGGGCCCACCATATGTTCACCGTGGGGGAGTCCACCATCTTCCAAATCGCCTTTGCCTTCTTCACCGCCCTTATCGCCGTGCCCACCGGGGTGAAGCTCTTCAACCTTTTGGGAACCCTGTGGGGCGGGCACTTGCAGATGAAGACCCCCCTTCTTTGGGTTTTGGGCTTCATCTTCAACTTCCTCCTGGGGGGCATCACTGGGGTCATGCTTTCCATGACCCCCCTGGACTACCAGTTCCATGATTCCTACTTCGTGGTGGCCCACTTCCACAACGTTCTCATGGCGGGGTCTGCCTTTGGTGCCTTCGCTGGGCTCTACTACTGGTGGCCTAAAATGACGGGCCGTATGTACGATGAGCGCCTGGGCAAGCTCCATTTCTGGCTTTTCCTCGTGGGTTACCTCGTGACCTTCATGCCCCAGTACGCTCTGGGCTTCTTGGGCATGCCTCGGCGCTACTACACCTACAACGCTGACATCGCCGGCTGGCCCGAGCTCAACCTTCTCTCCACCATCGGGGCCTTCATCCTGGGCCTGGGCGGCCTGGTTTGGATCTACGCCATGTGGAAGAGTCTCCGCTCCGGGGAGAAGGCGCCCGAGAACCCTTGGGGCGGCTACACCCTGGAGTGGCTCACCGCCTCGCCCCCCAAGGCCCACAACTTTGACGTGAAGCTTCCCACGGAGTTCCCTTCCGAGCGGCCCCTTTACGACTGGCAGAAAAAGGGGGTGGAGCTCAAGCCCGAGGACCCGAGCCACATCCACCTGCCCAATAGCTCCTTCTGGCCCTTCTACTCCGCCGCCACCCTCTTTGCCTTCTTCGTCTCCGTGGCGGCGTTGCCGGTTCCGAATGTTTGGATGTGGGTCTTCCTGGCCCTCTTCGCCTACGGCCTGGTGCGCTGGGCCTTGGAGGACGAGTACAGCCACCCTGTGGAGCACCACACCCTCACGGGCAAGTCCAACGCCTGGATGGGGATGGCCTGGTTCATCGTTTCGGAAGTGGGCCTGTTCGCCATCCTCATCGCCGGCTACCTCTACCTGCGGCTTTCTGGGGCGGCCACTCCTCCCGAGGAGCGGCCTGCCCTTTGGCTTGCCCTCCTCAACACCTTCTTCCTGGTGAGCTCTTCCTTCACCGTGCACTTCGCCCACCACGACCTCAGGCGGGGGCGGTTCAACCCCTTCCGCTTCGGGCTTCTTATCACCATTATCCTGGGGGTCCTCTTCTTCCTCTTCCAGACTTACGAGTTCTGGGCTTTCTACCACCACTCCTCCTGGCAAGAGAACCTCTGGACGGCGGCCTTCTTCACCATCGTGGGCCTGCACGGCTTGCACGTGGTCATCGGCGGTTTCGGCCTGATCCTGGCCTACCTCCAGGCCTTGCGGGGCAAGATTACCCTGCACAACCACGGTACCCTCGAGGCCGCCAGCATGTACTGGCACCTGGTGGACGCGGTGTGGCTTTTCATCGTCGTCCTGTTCTACATCTGGTAA
- a CDS encoding RDD family protein, producing MVVASPWRRVVASLVDSLLLIPLSLLLMALAGVDPLGPTTLVQDLLFQWLPGWAYYVAFTALYGATPGKMALGLRVVRTDGKPMDWLTAFMREVVGKTLSTLPLLLGYLWAFFHPKRQAWHDLIADTLVVRVEKTS from the coding sequence ATGGTAGTGGCGAGCCCCTGGCGCCGGGTCGTGGCCTCCCTGGTGGACAGTCTCCTCCTCATCCCCCTTTCCCTCCTCCTCATGGCCCTAGCGGGGGTAGACCCCCTGGGCCCCACCACCTTAGTCCAGGACCTCCTCTTCCAGTGGCTTCCCGGCTGGGCCTACTACGTGGCCTTCACCGCCCTCTACGGGGCCACCCCGGGGAAGATGGCCCTGGGCCTCCGGGTGGTGCGGACGGATGGAAAGCCCATGGACTGGCTCACCGCCTTCATGCGGGAGGTGGTGGGCAAGACCCTCTCCACCCTACCCCTCCTTTTGGGCTACCTCTGGGCCTTCTTCCACCCCAAGCGCCAGGCCTGGCACGACCTCATCGCCGATACCCTGGTGGTGCGGGTGGAAAAGACGTCCTAG
- a CDS encoding class I SAM-dependent rRNA methyltransferase has protein sequence MLRVVVRLGKERKLKNFYPNLYRDEIQEAPPEAGVAEAVAPDGSFLAVGYYDPRSKAPFRAFRFDPGPLDRRFFLARFRKALGKREGLGAFFRLVHGEADGLPGLVVDRFGEVLVLQVRTRGMEALREVWFPALLEATLPKGVYERSDVEARRQEGLPERVGVVYGEVPEVLEVEEDGLRFPIPLALAQKTGFYLDQRENRRLFEAMVRPGERVLDVFSYVGGFALRAARKGAYALAVDKDLAALAVLDRAAFRAGLRVDIRAGEALEVLRGLQGPFHHVLLDPPTLVKRPEELPAMKRHLVDLTREASRLLTPGGYLWLSACSYYLKVEDLLEVARRAAGDLGLRLRVHAVTYQPKDHPWSLHVPESLYLKTLILQEDAL, from the coding sequence GTGCTGCGGGTGGTGGTTCGGCTGGGCAAGGAGCGGAAGCTCAAGAACTTTTACCCCAACCTCTACCGGGACGAGATCCAGGAGGCCCCTCCCGAGGCGGGGGTGGCGGAGGCGGTGGCCCCGGACGGGAGCTTCCTGGCGGTGGGGTACTACGATCCCCGCTCTAAGGCCCCCTTCCGCGCCTTCCGCTTTGACCCGGGGCCCTTGGACCGCCGCTTCTTCCTCGCCCGCTTCCGAAAAGCTCTGGGGAAGCGGGAGGGGCTTGGGGCCTTCTTCCGCCTCGTCCACGGGGAGGCGGATGGGCTTCCCGGGCTCGTGGTGGACCGCTTCGGCGAGGTTTTGGTCCTTCAGGTGCGCACCCGGGGGATGGAGGCCTTGCGGGAGGTCTGGTTTCCCGCCCTCCTCGAGGCCACCCTCCCCAAGGGGGTCTACGAGCGGAGCGACGTGGAGGCCAGGCGGCAGGAGGGCCTGCCCGAGCGGGTGGGGGTGGTGTACGGGGAGGTGCCCGAGGTCTTGGAGGTGGAGGAGGATGGCCTCCGTTTTCCCATCCCCTTGGCCCTGGCCCAGAAGACGGGGTTTTACCTGGACCAGCGGGAGAACCGCCGCCTCTTTGAGGCCATGGTGCGGCCGGGGGAGCGGGTGCTGGACGTGTTCAGCTACGTGGGGGGCTTTGCCCTGCGGGCAGCCCGCAAGGGGGCCTACGCCCTGGCGGTGGACAAGGACCTTGCGGCCCTTGCCGTCCTGGACCGGGCGGCTTTTCGGGCGGGCTTACGGGTGGACATCCGGGCTGGGGAGGCCCTCGAGGTGCTACGGGGCCTCCAGGGGCCTTTCCACCACGTCCTCCTGGACCCGCCCACCCTGGTGAAGCGCCCGGAGGAGCTTCCCGCCATGAAGCGCCACCTGGTGGACCTCACCCGGGAGGCCTCGAGGCTTCTCACCCCGGGGGGCTACCTCTGGCTTTCCGCCTGTAGCTACTACCTCAAGGTGGAAGACCTCCTGGAGGTGGCCCGCCGCGCGGCCGGGGACCTGGGCCTGCGCCTGCGGGTGCACGCCGTCACCTACCAGCCGAAGGACCATCCCTGGAGCCTCCACGTGCCGGAAAGCCTCTACCTCAAGACGCTCATCCTGCAGGAAGATGCCCTCTAA
- a CDS encoding acyltransferase: MPWLLPREIAPLHEKALERFLGSLVERLADPSVDRNALVREELARLLYGRPYAELLETNPLAALGLDPEGITFEAEYYAATDQEKFRKVKPLLWFWKVLDLTPLGQSVHSGVAIRRALAPFIFKRVGKNPKFFQNVEFSVGYNLELGDDVVVHRYVLLDDIGGIKIGDRTSLSDYVNVYSHTHHVLASPDVTLKETVIGSGVRITYHATILAGVRIGDDAMVGTGAVVTRDVPPHAIALGIPARPVRYKVRHDCPYCRKGEPHPSDLIPKLPDRKGNPDYPDFLPPGFGTREA; encoded by the coding sequence ATGCCCTGGCTCCTTCCCCGCGAAATCGCCCCCCTGCACGAAAAGGCCCTGGAGCGCTTTCTGGGTAGCCTGGTGGAAAGGCTTGCCGACCCCAGCGTGGACCGGAACGCCCTGGTGCGGGAAGAGCTCGCCCGCCTCCTCTACGGCCGGCCCTACGCCGAGCTCCTGGAGACAAACCCCTTGGCCGCCTTAGGCCTAGACCCTGAGGGGATCACCTTTGAGGCGGAGTACTACGCCGCCACCGACCAGGAGAAGTTCCGCAAGGTGAAGCCTCTCCTTTGGTTCTGGAAGGTGCTGGACCTCACCCCCCTGGGCCAGTCCGTCCACTCGGGGGTGGCCATTAGGCGGGCCCTAGCCCCCTTCATCTTCAAACGGGTGGGGAAAAACCCCAAGTTTTTCCAGAACGTGGAGTTCTCCGTGGGCTACAACCTGGAACTGGGGGACGACGTGGTGGTCCACCGCTATGTCCTTTTGGACGACATCGGGGGAATTAAGATTGGCGATCGGACCTCGCTTTCCGACTACGTAAACGTCTACAGCCACACCCACCACGTCCTGGCCTCCCCCGACGTGACCCTAAAGGAAACCGTTATCGGCAGCGGAGTGCGCATCACCTACCACGCCACCATCCTGGCCGGGGTGCGCATCGGGGACGATGCCATGGTGGGCACGGGGGCCGTGGTCACCCGGGACGTCCCGCCCCACGCCATCGCCCTGGGCATCCCCGCCCGCCCCGTGCGCTACAAGGTGCGCCATGACTGCCCCTATTGCCGCAAGGGGGAACCCCACCCCTCGGACCTCATCCCGAAGCTCCCCGACCGCAAGGGCAACCCCGACTATCCCGACTTCCTTCCCCCCGGCTTCGGCACCCGGGAGGCCTAG
- the sppA gene encoding signal peptide peptidase SppA, protein MNKKRWLALFLFLGVVALAVVGLGRLGFREAERVWREAPLYGQGEKVLLLELKGSIPTDKALEDFLSQARQAREDPSVQAVVLLVDSPGGGVTETEAIHRALKALAETKPLVAAFGSVAASGGYYAATAAREIFTPPTALTGSIGVISVIPEVSGLLAKLGLKVEVLKEGALKDMASGLKPLTPEEKAVLQAYMREAYELFLRRVAEGRNLPLDRVRALADGRIYSGKQAVALGLADREGYLEDAAQRAAELAGLSAFRLVRYQKPKGLLQELLGEESPFGLGEAEALLGLLTQSRFRLEYRYLGGGLW, encoded by the coding sequence ATGAACAAGAAGCGCTGGCTAGCGCTTTTCCTCTTCCTAGGGGTCGTGGCCTTGGCGGTGGTGGGCCTGGGCCGCCTGGGCTTTCGAGAGGCGGAAAGGGTATGGCGGGAAGCCCCCCTGTACGGCCAAGGGGAGAAGGTCCTCCTCCTGGAGCTAAAGGGAAGCATCCCCACGGATAAGGCCCTTGAGGACTTCCTCTCCCAAGCGCGCCAGGCCCGGGAAGACCCCAGCGTCCAGGCGGTGGTCCTCCTGGTGGACAGCCCCGGGGGCGGGGTCACAGAAACCGAGGCCATCCACCGGGCCCTGAAAGCCCTGGCGGAGACTAAGCCCCTGGTGGCCGCCTTCGGGAGCGTGGCGGCCAGCGGCGGCTACTACGCCGCCACCGCCGCCCGGGAGATCTTCACCCCACCCACCGCCCTCACGGGCTCCATCGGGGTCATCTCCGTCATCCCCGAGGTGAGCGGCCTTCTGGCCAAGCTCGGCCTCAAGGTGGAGGTCTTGAAGGAAGGCGCCCTCAAGGACATGGCCTCAGGGCTCAAGCCCCTCACCCCGGAGGAAAAGGCGGTGCTCCAGGCCTACATGCGGGAGGCCTACGAGCTCTTCCTCAGGCGGGTGGCGGAAGGGCGCAACCTGCCCTTGGACCGGGTGAGGGCCTTAGCGGACGGCCGGATCTACTCGGGCAAGCAGGCGGTGGCCCTGGGCCTGGCGGACCGGGAGGGCTACCTGGAGGACGCCGCCCAGCGTGCGGCGGAGCTTGCGGGGCTTAGCGCCTTCCGGCTCGTACGCTACCAAAAGCCCAAGGGACTCCTCCAGGAGCTTCTCGGCGAGGAAAGCCCCTTTGGCCTGGGCGAGGCGGAAGCCCTTCTAGGCCTCCTCACGCAAAGCCGCTTCCGCCTGGAGTACCGCTACCTGGGAGGCGGGCTATGGTAG